The following proteins come from a genomic window of Gossypium raimondii isolate GPD5lz chromosome 5, ASM2569854v1, whole genome shotgun sequence:
- the LOC105768614 gene encoding sufE-like protein 1, chloroplastic/mitochondrial codes for MASYSKFPICFHLSKPFLSPSKPSKFSFFHNTSISFQNIPTKSPPPLQSSSSSSTQLQPIEELPPKLQEIIKLFQSVEEPKAKYEQLMFYGKNLNPLDTQFKTKENKVEGCVSQVWVRAYLDKDKNVVYQADSDSVLTKGLAALLVNGLSGRPVQEVLRVSPDFAVLLGLQQSLTPSRNNGFLNMLKLMQRKALELLIEAEKGSESSGNGQIVNDNSENTSLDSKVDENSGAVASSQNGSEENSSGLGSRGMRIKEKLERELSPIELEVEDVSYQHAGHAGVRGSDGETHFNLRIVSKEFEGKSLVKRHRLVYSLLDEELQSGLHALSIVAKTPSEVEAK; via the coding sequence ATGGCTTCATATTCCAAATTTCCAATATGTTTCCATTTATCAAAGCCCTTCCTTTCCCCTTCTAAGCCCTCTAAGTTTTCATTCTTTCACAACACATCCATCTCTTTCCAAAATATCCCTACTAAATCCCCACCTCCACTTCAATCATCTTCCTCCAGTTCCACCCAGCTCCAGCCCATAGAAGAACTCCCTCCAAAGctccaagaaataatcaagCTTTTCCAATCTGTTGAAGAACCCAAAGCCAAGTACGAGCAGCTGATGTTTTATGGAAAAAACTTGAATCCACTTGATACACAGTTCAAAACTAAGGAGAACAAAGTTGAGGGCTGTGTTTCTCAGGTTTGGGTCAGGGCTTATCTCGATAAAGATAAGAATGTTGTTTACCAAGCTGATTCTGATTCTGTTTTAACTAAAGGGCTCGCTGCTTTGCTTGTTAATGGATTGTCCGGAAGGCCTGTCCAAGAAGTTTTGAGGGTTTCTCCTGATTTTGCAGTGCTCCTTGGGCTGCAACAGAGCTTGACACCTTCAAGGAATAATGGGTTTTTGAACATGTTGAAGTTGATGCAAAGGAAAGCACTTGAACTGCTTATTGAAGCTGAAAAAGGTAGTGAGTCTTCAGGTAATGGTCAGATTGTGAATGATAACAGTGAAAACACAAGTTTAGATTCAAAAGTTGATGAGAATTCAGGTGCTGTAGCTAGTTCTCAAAATGGTAGTGAAGAAAATTCAAGTGGATTGGGAAGTAGAGGGATGAGGATCAAAGAGAAGCTAGAGAGGGAGCTTAGTCCTATTGAGTTGGAAGTAGAGGATGTTTCTTATCAACATGCTGGACATGCTGGTGTGAGGGGCAGTGATGGGGAAACACATTTTAATCTCAGAATTGTGTCCAAAGAATTTGAAGGGAAGAGCTTGGTTAAAAGGCATAGGTTAGTTTATAGTTTGTTGGATGAGGAGTTGCAAAGTGGATTGCACGCCTTGTCTATAGTGGCAAAGACACCATCTGAAGTTGAAGCAAAATGA